One Bacillota bacterium DNA segment encodes these proteins:
- a CDS encoding ATP-binding cassette domain-containing protein, with protein MSRIIETEGLTKRFPGGITAVDGVSFTVEEGEIFGFLGPNGAGKSTTIAMLTTLMKPTGGTARVAGFDVARKAYSVRLVIGYVSQDLAVDDSLTGYENLRLQAGFYHIPRAESAKRIDEVLEMVELKDRAKDLVETYSGGMRKRLDIACGLIHRPRLLFLDEPTLGLDIQTRREIWKYINQLREETKMTIFLTTHYMDEADALCDRIAIIDRGSIKVLDTPAVLKSSLGNEIVVFKFARGGPEDINAALDKIKGIGFVKDVTEAGERGYIASVTNGEASVPAIFEALNGFTARIGSISFKQPSLDDVFLHYTGREMREDGGGKEDALRSRMIMRRTRR; from the coding sequence ATGAGCAGAATAATTGAGACCGAGGGCCTCACAAAAAGATTCCCGGGCGGGATAACGGCGGTGGACGGTGTCAGCTTCACGGTGGAGGAGGGAGAGATATTCGGATTTCTCGGCCCGAACGGCGCCGGAAAATCCACCACCATCGCCATGCTGACAACACTTATGAAACCTACGGGCGGAACGGCCAGGGTCGCCGGGTTCGACGTCGCCAGGAAGGCGTACAGCGTCCGCCTGGTCATCGGTTATGTTTCGCAGGACCTAGCGGTGGACGACTCTCTTACAGGATATGAAAACCTGAGGCTCCAGGCAGGTTTCTACCACATCCCGCGCGCTGAATCGGCGAAAAGGATCGATGAAGTCCTGGAGATGGTAGAGCTGAAAGATCGGGCAAAAGACCTGGTTGAGACTTACTCCGGGGGCATGAGGAAAAGGCTGGACATCGCCTGCGGCCTCATCCACAGACCGAGGCTGCTGTTCCTCGACGAGCCCACGCTGGGGCTGGACATCCAGACCAGGCGGGAGATCTGGAAATACATAAACCAACTCAGAGAAGAAACGAAAATGACCATATTCCTTACGACGCACTACATGGACGAGGCGGACGCCCTTTGTGACCGGATCGCCATAATCGACAGGGGAAGCATAAAGGTGCTCGACACGCCGGCCGTGCTGAAAAGCTCCCTGGGGAACGAGATCGTCGTGTTTAAATTCGCCAGGGGCGGCCCGGAGGATATCAACGCCGCTCTCGATAAAATCAAGGGGATCGGTTTTGTGAAAGACGTCACTGAAGCGGGCGAGAGGGGCTACATCGCCTCGGTAACGAACGGCGAGGCTTCGGTGCCGGCGATATTCGAGGCGCTGAACGGTTTTACCGCCAGGATAGGTTCCATATCCTTCAAGCAGCCTTCACTCGACGATGTGTTCCTGCACTATACCGGCCGTGAAATGAGGGAGGACGGCGGCGGAAAGGAAGACGCCCTGCGTTCGAGGATGATCATGAGGAGGACGAGACGATAA
- a CDS encoding ABC transporter permease: MVVFIADAYWVFWREMKKLMRQKTRILMAIVQPVVWLVLMGNAMSGLTNNPAAARMLGTGNYLDFMMPGVMIMTALFGGVFGGMSILWDRRLGFLNKMLTAPIHRAAIPVGKLAALVVQSVFQALLIVLIGFLLGVHVSTGALGVAFLLLISSFFGVIMGGISLSLAAVLKSHEALFAIMNFFTMPLIFTSNAMFPTGAMPSWLQVIANVNPLSYAVGPMRTVATQGWIWREIWPGFLVLAVIATLTTSLLVRQFNRSVA, from the coding sequence ATGGTCGTGTTCATAGCGGACGCCTACTGGGTGTTCTGGCGCGAGATGAAAAAACTTATGCGACAGAAAACCAGGATCCTGATGGCGATCGTCCAGCCTGTGGTGTGGCTGGTGCTTATGGGCAATGCCATGTCGGGGCTGACAAACAACCCTGCGGCGGCGAGAATGCTGGGCACCGGTAATTACCTCGATTTTATGATGCCGGGCGTGATGATAATGACCGCCCTTTTCGGAGGTGTCTTCGGCGGTATGTCGATCCTCTGGGACAGAAGGCTCGGTTTTCTCAACAAGATGCTTACCGCGCCCATACACAGGGCGGCGATACCGGTCGGCAAACTCGCGGCCCTGGTTGTGCAGTCGGTGTTTCAGGCGCTGCTGATTGTGCTGATCGGTTTTCTGCTGGGGGTCCACGTCTCAACAGGAGCCCTCGGGGTTGCGTTCCTCCTGCTGATTTCAAGCTTTTTCGGGGTCATCATGGGCGGTATTTCCCTTTCGCTTGCGGCGGTGCTCAAGTCCCACGAGGCCTTGTTTGCGATAATGAACTTCTTTACCATGCCGCTGATATTCACCAGCAACGCCATGTTTCCGACCGGGGCGATGCCTTCGTGGCTCCAGGTCATAGCAAACGTCAACCCGCTTTCCTACGCGGTCGGGCCCATGAGGACCGTCGCCACGCAGGGATGGATATGGCGGGAGATCTGGCCGGGCTTTCTGGTACTCGCGGTTATCGCGACGTTGACTACTTCGCTGCTGGTAAGGCAGTTTAATCGGTCCGTGGCGTAA
- the safA gene encoding SafA/ExsA family spore coat assembly protein, translated as MTCFLACVIALYALSGGALADTRTYIVQPGDSLWKIAVKNQVGLSEIIAANPRIENPELIYPGQEISIPVDLETTAVEKEVVDMVNAERAYQGLPALSYNWELARVARYKSEDMRDKRYFSHQSPTYGSPFDMIRAFGISFRAAGENIAMGYKTPAEVMKGWMNSTGHRSNILNSAFTQIGVGYAKDSSGMTYWTQHFIRP; from the coding sequence ATGACATGCTTCCTTGCGTGCGTTATCGCCTTATACGCTCTTTCGGGCGGCGCCCTTGCGGACACCAGGACCTATATCGTTCAGCCCGGAGACTCGTTATGGAAGATCGCGGTGAAGAACCAGGTCGGGTTATCGGAAATCATAGCGGCGAATCCCCGGATCGAGAATCCGGAACTGATATATCCGGGCCAGGAGATCAGTATACCCGTCGATCTTGAGACAACGGCGGTCGAAAAGGAAGTTGTCGACATGGTCAACGCCGAACGCGCCTATCAAGGGCTGCCCGCCCTGAGCTACAACTGGGAGCTGGCCAGGGTTGCGCGATACAAGTCCGAGGATATGCGGGACAAGCGTTACTTTTCCCACCAATCCCCGACTTACGGCTCCCCGTTCGATATGATACGCGCGTTCGGGATATCCTTTAGAGCGGCCGGAGAGAACATAGCCATGGGATACAAAACTCCCGCGGAGGTAATGAAAGGCTGGATGAACTCCACGGGTCACAGAAGCAACATCCTGAACAGCGCCTTCACCCAAATCGGTGTGGGGTATGCGAAGGATTCCTCGGGTATGACCTATTGGACCCAGCATTTTATACGCCCGTAA
- a CDS encoding amidohydrolase family protein: protein MIIDGHAHSCGEFFEAEKIIAKLDALKVDKVVLCPGVRNGPKGYGYLPGLARILSKTDITIKANKIIRILSKIQKPADLLQTNEYVYSLQLKHPDRIIQFFWADPDSNRIEADLHEKFESWGFKGIKLHQCTQSFKWTSRGLDVITDFAREKEMPVFIHLRSSGDIPEFIKLAGKYPEVSFIAAHLIGLELFIRNKPLPKNVYFEISPTPLISPKRIQAAVDNFGADKVILGSDTPYGRDNLCKNIRKVTRLKASDHHKELILGGNLQGMLRL, encoded by the coding sequence ATGATTATCGACGGTCATGCCCATTCCTGCGGAGAATTCTTCGAGGCGGAAAAGATTATCGCAAAACTTGATGCGCTTAAGGTCGACAAGGTGGTGCTCTGTCCGGGGGTCAGGAACGGGCCGAAGGGATACGGTTACTTGCCGGGCCTTGCCCGGATTCTCAGCAAAACGGATATTACAATTAAGGCGAACAAAATTATTCGAATTCTTTCCAAAATACAAAAGCCGGCGGACCTTTTACAGACAAACGAGTACGTTTATTCCTTACAACTGAAGCATCCCGACAGGATAATCCAGTTTTTCTGGGCCGATCCTGATTCAAACCGCATAGAGGCCGATTTGCATGAAAAGTTTGAATCGTGGGGTTTTAAAGGTATTAAGCTGCATCAGTGCACCCAGAGTTTTAAGTGGACTTCGCGGGGTTTGGACGTCATAACGGATTTCGCCCGGGAGAAGGAAATGCCGGTGTTCATTCACCTGCGCTCCTCCGGCGACATCCCGGAATTCATAAAGCTGGCGGGAAAATATCCGGAAGTGAGTTTCATCGCAGCGCACCTGATCGGTTTGGAACTCTTCATAAGAAATAAACCGCTGCCGAAGAATGTGTACTTTGAAATATCCCCCACGCCTTTAATCAGCCCGAAACGAATCCAGGCGGCGGTTGACAATTTCGGCGCGGACAAAGTAATCCTGGGTTCCGACACGCCGTATGGCAGGGATAATCTTTGTAAAAACATACGAAAGGTTACCCGGCTCAAGGCGTCCGACCATCACAAAGAACTGATTCTGGGCGGGAACCTACAGGGGATGTTGAGGTTGTAA
- a CDS encoding condensation domain-containing protein, producing MNGDIPGRLNANLQDRLNNAVRNRLSNQQSQAVLELRGRINERRLAKAVRLLLDAEPILGCRFIEEKHRPYWQRFDDLEDREWFSMEKTPDRRKAVYGFLTMPLDGEQQVKVKLIRSAPNDTLCVKISHACCDGGGLKAYQHMLADIYTRLSRDGSYALERRAGGRTDQNHILCKVGMANIINNWRSGQNALQPTWSFPSGAGESGGPRVSVRRLSGPRLKALSTYAKERGATLNDLFLTAFYRTLFEMAGSRPGTPREILVTVDLRRYLGDGDENAVNNLTGAVSARIAPVPGESFVETLSRVAAATAEMKSKLPGIQMAFFLGFLSLLNYTQTLGFVRGLKKRLVQTGKCSPILSNVGFISRSTIWFGKTPVVDAYQVSPAIYPPGFMLGVCTYNNRLTFTVSYCEPGTPREKVERFLDTLLKELESCGD from the coding sequence ATGAACGGTGATATTCCCGGCAGACTGAACGCCAACCTGCAGGACCGGCTTAACAACGCGGTACGGAACAGGCTTTCGAACCAGCAGAGCCAGGCGGTGCTTGAACTGAGAGGGAGAATAAACGAACGCCGGCTGGCCAAGGCCGTGAGGCTCTTGTTGGATGCCGAACCGATCCTCGGGTGCCGCTTTATCGAAGAGAAACACCGTCCCTACTGGCAGCGGTTTGACGACCTGGAAGACAGGGAATGGTTTTCAATGGAGAAAACGCCGGACAGGCGGAAGGCGGTATACGGGTTTCTTACGATGCCGCTGGACGGTGAGCAGCAGGTAAAAGTAAAACTGATCCGTTCCGCGCCCAACGACACCCTGTGCGTGAAGATAAGCCACGCTTGCTGCGACGGCGGCGGGCTTAAGGCATATCAACATATGCTGGCCGATATATATACCCGACTGAGCAGGGACGGGAGTTACGCCCTGGAACGGAGGGCGGGCGGGAGGACGGATCAGAACCATATCCTGTGTAAAGTGGGAATGGCGAATATAATCAACAACTGGCGGTCAGGGCAGAACGCCCTGCAGCCCACCTGGTCCTTCCCCTCCGGCGCCGGTGAATCCGGGGGACCGCGGGTCTCCGTCCGCAGGTTGTCCGGCCCGCGCCTCAAAGCGCTTTCGACCTACGCTAAAGAAAGAGGCGCAACCTTAAACGATTTATTTCTGACGGCCTTTTACCGGACCCTGTTTGAAATGGCGGGCTCTCGGCCGGGAACGCCCAGGGAAATCCTGGTGACGGTTGACCTGCGCCGATATTTGGGCGATGGCGATGAGAACGCCGTTAATAATCTAACCGGCGCGGTATCCGCCAGGATCGCTCCGGTACCGGGCGAGTCTTTCGTGGAGACGCTTTCAAGAGTCGCCGCGGCAACGGCCGAAATGAAAAGCAAGCTGCCCGGCATACAGATGGCGTTCTTCCTGGGGTTCTTGTCGCTGCTGAACTATACGCAAACCCTTGGTTTTGTGCGCGGCTTGAAAAAACGGCTCGTTCAAACCGGCAAGTGCTCGCCCATACTGTCCAACGTAGGGTTTATCAGCCGGTCAACCATTTGGTTCGGCAAAACACCCGTCGTAGACGCCTATCAGGTCAGCCCCGCCATATACCCGCCGGGATTCATGCTGGGAGTGTGCACGTACAACAACCGCCTGACCTTCACCGTCAGTTACTGCGAGCCCGGCACGCCGCGGGAAAAGGTGGAACGGTTCCTCGACACCCTGCTGAAAGAGCTTGAATCCTGCGGTGATTAG